In Nitrospira sp., the sequence TTCCGCCAGGATCTATGGACGCTAAATCTCCGAGCAAGAGAGTTGCCCGTCCCAAGTAATCAGGATGCCACGCCAGGGTCTCCAATGCCCACAGGACGCCAGTAATGTAATTCCACCCTCCTATTCCGCCGGTGCCCTCCTGCCGAAACACCTCAATGAAGGGGCTCGTGGATGGATCGGCCACTGCCGCTTCGACAGCGTCGAGAAATTCGTCGGGCGCAGCTTCTGCGAGTAGTGGCATCTCGTTATTAAGGCTTGCCCATGTCTCCCAATTCGCCTGGTATAACAACTTCCGCACCAGAAGTTTTGCAGTTCCTTCAGCCTGGCCATGAGAAGTGCTAGTCAGAGCATTGCCTCTTGATCCTAGTAAGGCTAGCGATTCGGTTACCCCTTCTCGAATAGAGCGTGAGTGCAAGAGTGACTTTCCATGAATGGAGGCCGCATAGCGCTCACCCTTCGGCAGCTCGAATTGCGGATCCTTCTCCCCCAATATCTGAAGTGCCATCTTTTGAAAATTTCTTAGATCTTCATCGTTAATACGCGGACCGAGGGCGGCCCATGCCTCTCCGCGGGAGATCACCTTCCACGATTCATTTCGTTGGATAAGGGGAGTGTCCGCGCGCAATGTTTCAACTCGGGCCGCCTCGGCCCACTCCCCGTAGGATTTTCCCAGCACAATCTCCATTGCTTCCCTGTCTGCGCCACGATCACCTTTCCATTTTCCAGTTAGAGATGCTTGAGCCAATATCCGTGCATTCTCCCAGGTAGCGTAAGGTGGCAACTCACCCAGTCCGCGAAAAAAACGCTTCAATGCAGCCAGGCTCTGCGCCCCCACACTCGCCAATTCCGCAGCCCGCTCCATTGAAAAGCCACTGTCGAGGAGGGTCTTCTCAAGTAGGCTATGAGAGGGGCTCATTATCGGGACAAGCTTTTCGGCCCCGCGCGCCCATGCGCCGGAAACCGAAAAGATAATGCCGTGACCTCGGGCACGCGCCGCAACATGTAGCTGCTCATACGAATCTGCAAAATCCAGTCTCGGACTTGCTACAAGTGTGTGAGAAAACCGCAAATTGGAAAAGGTGTGCCAGGCGTCAGGGTCAGAAATGAATAAGCACTGGTTGCTAAATGCACGACGCGTGGTTTCGTCCAGTGACTCGAGAAATGCAGCGACAAAGTCCTCTGCGTCGTTTTCGCTCTCTATGGCGAGAATCAACTGCTGGATCTCGCGGCGGAATAGACGGTCTAGCTGCTGGCAGGCATTTTCTCTTCCCGCGAGGAAAACCTTAGGTGGCAAGGGAGGATCGCCCTGGCTCACCATCTGTGCAAGGTGTGCCCAATGCTCAGCTGGGGTTTGGAATCCGGTAAGGGCTTTTATAAGGCCAATGCGTTGAAGCAGCCACTTTCCGATAGCTGGAAATTCACGAAGCCAATCGCAGAGCTGAACTCCATCAATTACTTTAATTTCCTTCCAACCATCCCCTTGCCGTGCCTGAATCCATGCTGATTGGGAAGGTTGGTCCCAATCCCTACTTCTGGGTGTTACAAAAACAAACGTTGCCTCCGCACGTACTGATTGAGGGGTTCCGTCAGTCCGTTTTTTGTAATCTTCCGTTGCTTTGCTCTGAGCATTCCCGCTACGACCGATCTCCACAAAACTCGTTTTTGGGGGAACGAACTGGCGAAAGCCAACCTCCGTTTGAACGAGGCCATCAAAGCCCGGCAATCCAATCGAATCGCCGTATGGAATTCTGCAATGAGTCAAGTCCGGCACGGACAAATTTACGAGCAGAGCGACTAGTTCCGGTATAACAGGCTCACTGTCCCGTCGATCGGCGAAGTCTTCTAGCTCGCTCGGCGTGACTACCTTCGTGTGTTCCATGCCAGCCTCGCAGTTCGCGGGTAAAGGTTTGCCTGACTATCAAGCAGTTTACATTGGGGCTGCGGGATTCTTATCAAACCTTGTCGGCTTGTCAATGCTAGCCACAGTAATGATTGGACGGAGAGCACATAAGATATCCGGTTTTCGCTGCGGACAAGAGTGGTTGACCTTTGACGATCCAGACCGGTGAATGTAAAAGAGGCCATCTCCCGCTTCAACTGAATGTTTGTTCCAGTCCATGCTTCACCTCGCGTTCCGGGGCGACTTATGAAGATCGTCCGTGTGTCGTGGTAAAGTACCTTTCATCCGATGGGTTCGTGGTCACGGCATACCTGACCGACCAACTCAAAACGGGAGAGACGATATGGCCGAAAAAGTAAAAGTCTGGTTTGATCCAGACGCAGACTATCTTGAGGTCCAGTTCCGCGAGGCACCGGGGTTCATGCGCCCGACCACCCACGATGCTGTGATGGAACGTGTGGACGATCAGGGGCATGTTCTAGGATTCAGCGTGCTTGGTGTCAGCCGCTTTCGGAAAGACCGCCCACTCGAAGCTGAACTTGTGGCTGGAGATTGATTGGGCGTATCTTCGTGACTTCATCCTTCCTTCTTCATCACCACGTCACCGCCGCCAGAGTCCCGAGATTCGGTCGATGGAATCCCAGCAAACCGCCTCCCGCCGCCAGCAGGATGACTTGTTCCACTCGATGCTCCACCGCGCATTCCAGAGAGAACTGTGAAAACTACTCGCTATTTTGACGAGCAGGTAATGCGAAAGCGCCCGTACATCAAGCGAGAGTGGTGCGAACAGGCCCTACGCCATCCTCTCCGCCGTGAAGTGCAGTCTAATGGGCGCATCCGACACTGGGTTCTTATTCCTGAACTTGGACGGTACTTGCGCGTGGTGACCTTGGAGGATAGTATGACGGTGCATAACGCGTTTCTGGATCGCAATTTCAAAGAGGCAGGATCGTGAAGTTTCACTACTATCCTGAAACAGACTCCCTCTATATCGATCTGTCAGATAAGGTCAGCGTCGATTCCCGAGAAGCAGCACCGGGAGTGGTGTTAGATTTCGATGCCGAAGGACATTTGGTCGGGATTGATATCGACCATGCCAGCCAGATTATCGACCTCTCTCGTCTTGAGGCAGAAGCCTTGCCGATTACGACGCTTTCTCTCTCTCAGAAGAGTTAGCCAAGACGACGGAGAAGAAAATCATGACCACTCAGAGCAAGTTTCCTCAGGCTGGGACGAAGCACGCGTTCGTCGAGTACTGACTCACTACGAACAGCAGACGGAGGAAGAGGCGGTTGCCGAGGACGAAGCTGTGGCCGAAGACAAAACCCAGACGGTTATGGAAATCCCCACCGAGTTAGTACCCGCTGTCCGTCAGTTGATCGCGAAACGGCAACGATAGATTGGTCAATGCTTGTTGCCGTCCGCGTCGCTAGGCCTCTCGCGGTGGAAAGTCGGCAAGCCGCCTCCCGCCACCGACTGCATGAACTCTTTCATCTCCTTCTCCACCGGGCGCTTCAAGGAGACTATGCCAAGCGAAAAGACACCCGCCGGCTGGTCGGCGATTCGTCGGCATCTGAGCGCACAGTCGAAGGCAGCCCTGTTGGCGCTGGTCAAAGATCTCTACGACGCATCCTCCAGCAACCGCAATTTTCTGCACGCCCGGGTCCAGGTCGAGGCCGGCGACGGGACGGCCGTCGAGAAGTACCGGCGCACCATCATCGAGCAGTTCTATCCCCAACGAGGATTTGGGAAACTCAAGCTGGCTGAGGCGCGCAAAGCCATCCGGGATTACCGCAGGGCCACGGGTGACTTGACGGGCACGATCGATCTGATGCTGACCTACGTTGAGAACGGCACAAGGTTTACATGCGATTTCGGGGACATCAACGAGGCGTACTACAACAGCCTTGAATCCGTCTTGCGCGAGATGACACAGCTTTTACGGAAGGAACATTCTTCGGTGTATCCGCAGTTCCGGGAGCGGATTCAGGGGTTGGAAACTCACGCCGACCGCATCGGTTGGGGGTATGGCGATGCTCTTCGGGACCATGTCCGCTTGCTCGAAACGGAGCTGGCAGGCAAGCGCAAGTGATCAACCTTGGCAAACAGGAATCTGCTGTCCGCCACCACCGAGATTCGGGCCATGGAATCCCAGCAAAACACCTCTCGCCGGCGGCGAGACGACCTCTTTCAGTCCATGCTCCACCGTGCGTTCGACGACGAATGACAGCCGTTGCCTAAGCCGATCCTGGCCTCATCCGTTCACCAAATCGTGCTGTTCATGAATCATGACCGATGAGAAGCTTGCATCGATTTCATGCACGGTTTTGTGACATAAGTGAGCGGCCATGGGGAACCGCCTCTCAGGCTCAACTCGGCAAGCTATCGGCGACGTATTTGATCGTCTCGATTACAAACGGCTCGAGTCCGTCTATTGTTATGAAGGGGGCGATAAGTTTTGGGTTAGAAAGCGGGCACCCTGTCGGCGACTGGGCACCAAGGTAGCCGAAGCCCTCATAGAGAAGTTACCGCCAGGAGGGCGCAGTCTGTATGTGGGCGCCGGTGTGACGGAGCTGCCGGCATTACTAGCGGAAGCGCTCGACCTTCAGCGCCAAGTTGAGCCCTATAATCTCCGGAGAACGGAGGTGGCGGTACTCAATCGAGCCACCCGAACCCTACCTGTACAGTTCAGGGCTCAGGATGCCTCTCTGGCAACTGGTCTCTTCGATCATCTCTGGATGGTCAGTGTGCTGAACGATCCGGAACGGTTTCCGCACCTGTCGCCGTTATCGTATGGACGAGCCAATCCGGTCACGTTTGATCCGACACGATTCCAGAAGGAACGGCGGCTTGTCCAATCCATCGTGGACCGTTGCATGCCCAAATTGAATGTGCCCGGTCTGGTGACGACGTCAACTGAGGAAGTAGTATGGATTGCAGACTGGTGTCACCGACTCAAGATTCCGTATCGCGTGGAGCGGAGGCAATATCCCACGGCGCTCGTCGGCGATCCGATCTGCTTTATCAAGGTTGGTAAGGAATGAGGGAATAAGCGTCGTAGCATCTGGAGTCAGTCAGAGTTCAAAGCCGGTTTTCTTGCTTGAATCGCCCATATACTGCCTCGCGTACTTCACATAATTCTCTGCCGATTCTTTAATCCAGGCCAACTCCTCGTCCGTGACCGGCCGCTTGACCTTGGCAGGTGAGCCGAGAATCAGACTCTTCGGCGGCACGACCGTGCCTTCGACTACC encodes:
- a CDS encoding DUF2283 domain-containing protein, whose amino-acid sequence is MAEKVKVWFDPDADYLEVQFREAPGFMRPTTHDAVMERVDDQGHVLGFSVLGVSRFRKDRPLEAELVAGD
- a CDS encoding DUF2283 domain-containing protein — its product is MKFHYYPETDSLYIDLSDKVSVDSREAAPGVVLDFDAEGHLVGIDIDHASQIIDLSRLEAEALPITTLSLSQKS